In Cellulomonas sp. JZ18, the DNA window CTACACGGGCGCGATGGACGAGTACCGCGACCTGCTCGAGTACTACCACGGCCTCGTCGCGGACGGTCTCATGGACCCGGAGAGCCTGACGCAGGACGACGACCAGGCGAAGCAGAAGCTCGCCTCCGGCCAGGCCTTCGCCCAGCTGACCAACGACCAGGAGATCCTGACGGTCCGCAAGGCGATGACCGAGGTCGGCAACCCGGGCGAGCTCGTCATGATCCGGGTCCCCGCGGGCCCCGCGGGCGACCTGCAGGCCGGCACGCGCCTGGTCAGCGGCCTCATGCTGTCGTCGACGGCGGCCGAGGAGGACGACTTCCTCGCGATGCTGCAGTTCATCGACTGGCTGTACTACTCCGACGAGGGCCTCGAGTTCGCCAAGTGGGGCGTCGAGGGCGAGACCTACACCAAGGCCGAGGACGGCACCCGCACGCTGGCGGCCGACATCGACCAGAACGGCCTCAACCCGGGTGCCCCGAAGGCGCTCAACGTGGACTTCGGCTACCACAACGGCGTCTGGATGCTCGAGCACGGCTCCACCGACGAGCTCGACCAGTCGATGCTCCGCCCGGAGGTCGTGGAGTTCGTCCAGTCGATGTCGGACAAGGAGCTCGCCCCGGTGGCGCCGCCGGCGCCGCTCAACGAGCTCGAGCGCGAGCAGGTCTCGCTCTGGCAGACGGCCCTGAAGGACCACGTCTACCAGAACACGGCCGCGTTCATCCTGGGCCAGCGCCCGCTGTCCGAGTGGGACGCCTACGTGGCGGAGCTCGAGGGCAAGAACATGCAGCAGTACCTCGACGTCGTGAACGGCGCGCAGCAGCGCTACGCCGAGAAGAACAGCTGATCCGACGCACCACGCCGGCCCCGCGTCCACACTCGTGGGCGCGGGGCCGGCCCGCACCACCGACAAGGGAGTCCTCCGTGCGCATCACCGTCCCCGCCCAGCCCACCGGACCGCTGCCCGACGCGTGGCGCGCCTGCGTCGGCACCGGGCGCATGAACCTGGCGCTGCGGTCCGACTACCGCGACTCGCTCGCGCAGGTGCAGCGGGACGTCGGCTTCCGGCACGTCCGCGGGCACGGCCTGCTCTCGGACGACATGGCGGCGCTGCGCACGGACGACGTCGACGGGCGCACGCACACCCGGTACACGTGGACCTACGTGGACCAGGTCCACGACTTCTTCCTCTCGGTCGGCATCCGCCCGTTCCTCGAGCTGGGGTTCATGCCGTCGCAGCTCGCGTCGGGCGACGACACCGTCTTCTGGTGGAAGGGCAACATCACCCCGCCGCGGGACCACGGCGAGTGGGTCGCGCTCGTGCAGGCGCTGCTGCGCCACCAGATCGACCGGTACGGCCTCGACGAGGTGCGGCGCTGGCCCGTCGAGGTCTGGAACGAGCCGAACCTCACCGTCTTCTGGAAGGACGCGGACCAGGAGGCGTACTTCCGCCTCTACGAGGCGACGGCCCGCGCGGTGAAGGACGTCGACGCCGACCTGCAGGTCGGCGGGCCCGCCCTGTCGCCCGGGTCCGACGAGTGGTTCGCGCCCTTCGCCGACTTCGTCACGCGCCGCGACGTGCCGGTCGACTTCGTCAGCCGGCACGCGTACACCTCCGGCCCCGCGCAGCACGTGCCCTTCGGCACCTACCAGACGCTCATGCCGCCGCAGAGCCTGCTCGACCAGCTCGACGCGCCCCGCCGGCACCTGGAGGGCACCCGCCTGGCCGGCCTGCCCGTGCACATCACCGAGTTCAACACGTCGTACCGGCCGGACAACCCGATCCACGACACCGCCTACAACGCCGCGTACCTGGCGCCGGTGCTGGCCGCGGGCGGCGACCTCGTCGACTCGTTCTCCTACTGGACGTTCTGCGACGTCTTCGAGGAGACGAACGTGCCGACGTCGTTCTTCCACGGCGGGTTCGGCATGCTCACCCACCGGCAGGTCGCCAAGCCGACCTACCACCTCTACACGTTCATGGCGCGGATGGGGCGCGACGTGCTCGCCCGCGGCGAGGACCACCTCGTGTGCGCCGACCCCGACGGCCGGGTGACGGTCCTCGCGTGGCAGCCGGTCGGCGGCACGGACGCCCCGGAGGCGCCGGCGGAGCACCGCGTCTCCCTGTCCCTGCCCGTGCGCGTCGGCGCGTCCGCCGCGTTCGTGCGCCGCGAGCGCGTGAACGAGCACGACGGCAACGCGTTCGCCGCGTGGCGCGAGCTCGGCCGTCCGCAGTCCCCGACGCCGCGCGAGCTCGACCTGCTGCGCGCCTGCGCGACGCCCGCAACGTCGCACGCGCACGCCCCCGTCCACGACGGCCGCGTCGACGTCGACCTCGTCCTGTCGCGGCATGAGGTCACGTTCGTCGAGGTGCTGCCGGTGACGCCGACGCACCACGAGGGCCTCGACGACCGCCGCCTGCTCGGCGGGGACGACGACCGGCTCGTCGCCGCCCACGAGCGGGCCGGGGCGTGACGGCCGTGTCCGGGGTGGGCGGACGGCGCGGGGCGCCGGACGACGAGATCGGCGCCGGCCCGCTGTCGCGCGCCGCGTCGGTGGTCTGGTGGGTGCTCGTGGTGAGCGCGCTCGTGGTGCTGACCGGCGGGCTGCCGCTCGCCGTCGTCGCGCTGCTGGCGTGGGACGCGAGCAACGCGCCCCTGGTCGCCCTGGCCTTCGTCCCGCTCGCGCCGTCGCTCGCGGCCGCCGTGTTCGCGTGGCGGCGGTTCCTCGCCGACCGCGACCTGGGGCCCGGGCGGCACTTCTGGCGCGGCTACCGGCTGAACGTGCTCGACGTGCTGCGGTGGTGGGTGCCGACGCTGCTGGTGCTCGCCGTCATCGGGTTCTCGCTCGGCAACCTCGGTGCCGCCGGCGTGCCCGGCGCCTACGGGGTCGTGCTCCTCGTCGTGGCGGCCGCCGTCCTGCTGTGGGCCGCGAACGCGCTCGTGCTGTCCGCGACGCTGAACCTGCGCACGCGCGACCTCGCGCGCCTCGCCGCCTACTACCTGGCCGCACGTCCCCTGGTCACGCTCGGCACGCTCTCGCTGCTCGTGCTGGCCGGCGGCGTCGTCCTGCTCACGTCCGACTGGGTGCTCGTCGCCCTGCTCGGCCTGCTCGCCCTCGCGCTCACCCGCAACGCCGACCCGGTGCTGCGCGACGCGACCGCCCGCTTCACCCGACCCGAGAGCTGAACGAGGTCCCTCCGCATGACGTCGCACGTCCCCGGTCTCCCGCTGTCCGACCACCTGCGCTACGGCGGTGACTACAACCCGGAGCAGTGGCCGCAGCACGTGTGGGACGCCGACCACGCCGCGTTCGCCGAGGCACGCATCACGACGCTGACGGTCGGCGTGTTCGCGTGGGCGCACACCCAGCCCGCGGAGGACCGCTACGACTTCTCCCGCCTCGACGCGATCGTCGAGCGCGTCGCGGCCGAGGGACGGCAGGTCGTCCTGGCGACGCCGAGCGGCGCCATGCCGCCGTGGCTCGCCCGGGCCTACCCGGACGCGTGCCGGGTCGACTTCGAGGGCCGGCGGCACGTGTACGGGCAGCGGCACAACCACTGCCCGTCGTCGCCGGACTTCCGGCGGCTGTCGGTCGCGATGGCCGACCGGCTCGCCGAGCGGTACGCCGGGCACCCGGCGGTGGTCGCGTGGCACGTCGGCAACGAGTACGGCGGGGGCTGCTGGTGCGAGCTCTGCACGGCGGCGTTCCGCGTGTGGCTGCGCGAGCGGTACGGCTCGCTGGACCGGCTGAACGAGGCCTGGAACACCCTGTTCTGGTCCCACGTCTTCACCGACTGGGACGAGGTCCCGGCGCCGTCGATGCTCTCGGAGCACTGGCGCGGCCCGAACCACACGGCCTTCCAGGGCATCACCCTCGACTACCGCCGGTTCATGTCCGACGCGCTGCTCGGCGGGTTCGTCGCGGAGAAGGCCGCGATCCGCGCGCACGACGCGACGACCCCGGTCACGACGAACCTCATGGGCTTCTACCAGCCGGTCGACTACCACCGGTGGGCCGAGCACCTCGACTTCGCGTCGTGGGACAACTACCCGCCGGTGGACGACCCGCTGCGCACGGCCGCGCGCATGGCGGCGACGCACGCCGCGATGCGGGGCCTCAAGGGCGGGCAGCCGTTCTGGGTCATGGAGCAGACGCCGTCGATCACGGCCTCGCGCGACGTGAACCCGGTGAAGCGGCCGGGGGTGCTCGCGCTGTGGACGTGGCAGTCGGTCGCGCACGGCGCCGACGCGGCCCTGTACTTCCAGATGCGGCAGTCCCGGGGCGCGTGCGAGAAGTACCACGGCGCGGTGATCGACCACTCGGGCCGTACGGACACGCGCGTGTTCCGCGAGGTCGCGGAGCTGGGCGGGGCGCTCGCCGTGACGGGCGACGCGCTGCTCGGCGCCCGGACGCCCGCGCGCGTCGCGCTGCTGCTCGACTGGGACTCCTGGTGGACCGTCGAGATGACCGACGGCTACAACCGGCACGTCGGCTACCTGCCGACGTTCCTGCAGTACCACCGGGCGCTGTGGCACGCGAACACCCCGGTCGACGTCGTGCCCGTCACCGCGGACCTGTCGGGGTACGACGTCGTCGTCGCACCGCTGCTGCACATGCTCAAGGGCGACGTGACCGAGCGCCTGACGGCGTTCGTCGAGGGCGGCGGGTCGCTCGTGACGACGTTCTACGGAGGCCGCGTCGACGAGGACACCAACGCGTTCCTGGGCGCGCCGCCGCTCGACGCCCTGCTGGGCGTGCGGGTCGAGGAGACGGACTCGGCGGCCCCGGGTGCGACGAACCCCGTCGCGCTGCGCCTGGGCCGGTCCGAGGTGGTGCACGACGCGGGTCTCGTGTTCGAGCTGCTCGTGCCGCACGCGGGCACCGAGGTCGTCGGCACGTACGGCGCGGACTTCTACGCCGGCACGCCGGCGGTCACGCGGGCCGGGCGCGGCCGGGGCGAGGCGTGGCACGTGGGCACCGGCCTGGAGGACGACGGCGTGGCGGCCGTGCTGCGCGCGGTGCTCGACCGGCACGGGCTCGTCGGCCCGCACGCGGGCGACGACGGCGTGGAGGTCGCGGACCGCGTGGCGCCCGACGGCACGTGCTACCGCTTCCTCCTGCACCACGGCGACGCCCTGCGCACCGTGACGCTCGAGGTGGGCGGCACCGACCTGCTGACGGGCCGGGAGGTGGCCGTGGGGGAGGAGCTCACGCTCGCCCCAGCGCAGGTCATGGTGCTGCGGCAGGGTGAGGCCTGCTGAGCCGCGCCAGCTCCGGGATGCTCCCCAGGACGGCGGCGACGGCCGCGGACGGCGTCATCCGGTCGGTGCGCACCCTCAGGTGGGGGTCCCGGGGCACCTCGTAGCGGCCGTCCAGGCCGGTCAGGTTCGTCAGGCTGCCCTCCCGGGCCCGCGCGTACAGGCCCTTGGGGTCGCGCTGCACCCGGACCTCCTGGGGGGCGTCGACGTGCACGAGGTAGCACGGGGTGCCGTCCGCCCGGTGCATGTCGACGACCGCCTGCCGCGACGCCTCGCCCGGTGCGATCACCGCGACGACGGTGACCACGCCGTGACGGGCCAGGAGGCAGGCGAGCCAGCCGACCCGCCGGACGTGGGTGTCCCGGTCGCCGTCACCGAACCCGAGCTCGGCGGAGAGCACCGGTCTCACGTCGTCGCCGTCGAGGAGCTCGACGCGCGGCACGCCCGAGCGGACCAGCGTGTCGCGCAGCGCCCGTCCGAGCGTCGTCTTGCCGGCCGCCGAGACCCCGGTCAACCAGATCGTCATGCCGACCGTCGGACCCATCGGCTCGTCTCCTCTCACGTCGTGGTCCACGCCCCCGCCTCGTCGGGTCGCGGTGCAGCGACGCGGCGCCGCGCGTCGGGGCGGTGGGGGAGGCGGCTGCCCGGCCGGCCTGCGGCGGCGGCGCCGAGGGCGCGTCGGTCGACCTTGCCGTTGGCGTTCAGCGGGAGGGACTCGAGGAACACGAAGTCCCGGGGCACCATGAACTGGGGCAGGCGCGCGCCGACCTCCGCGCGCAGCACCGCCGGCGGCTGCTCCGCGCCGCTGTAGAACGCGACGAGGTGGTCGTCGACGGCGACGGCCGCCGCGTCGGCGACGCCCGGGCACGTGCGGACCGCCTCCTCGACCTCGGCCAGCTCGATGCGGGCGCCGCCGACGTTGACCTGGTTGTCGACGCGCCCGACGTAGGCGAAGGAGCCGTCGTCGAGCCGGCGCACCACGTCACCCGTCCGGTAGTACCGCTCGCCCTCGTGCACGACGAACCGGTCGGCGTCGTCCCGCGGGTCGAGGTACCCCGGGAACACCTGCACGCCGGCGAGGCACAGCTCGCCCTCGCGTGCGCGCGGGTCCGGCCGGCCCTGCACGAGCAGCGTCGTCGTGTGGCCCTCGTGCATCGTCCCGATGGGCACGACGCCGTGGACGCACCGGTCGAGCAGGCCGGGTCGCCAGGTCTGCGCGGAGCAGTTGACCGTCGCCTCGGTCGGTCCGTAGAGGTTGTCGACGCGCGAGTGCGGGGCCGCGGCCTGCCACTCCTGCGCGGCGGAGTGCAGCAACGGCTCCCCGCAGAACAGGCTCAGGCGCAGCGAGGGCAGCGAGCCCTCCGGCAGACCGCCGAGCCGACGTGCCCTGGCGATCGTGCTCGGCGGCGAGTACCACACGGTGATGCCGTGCCGCGCCACGAACGCCGGCAGGTTCATCAGCGCTGGTGTGTCCACGCGGACCAGGCGGCCACCCGTCTGCCACGCACCGAACAGGTCCAGGACCGCGCTGTCGAACGTCAGGTCGTGGAACTGGGAGAAGACGTCGTGGGGGCCGAGGAACCCGTAGCGCGCACGGACGACCCCGAGGTAGTGGCTCGCGCTGCGGTGGCTGATCGGGACGCCCTTCGGCCGTCCCGTCGACCCTGACGTGAACATCACGTACGCGACGTCGTCGGGGCGCACGCGCACCGGTGGCAGGGACGGACCCGCCCCGAGGGGCGCCTCGACGACCGCCACGCCGGTCAGGACGTCGGCCAGCGCGGGCAGCAGGCCCGCACCCCTGCGGTCCACGACCACGGCCTCGAGCCCGGCGGTCCGGACCTGGTGACGGGTCCGCTCCACGGGGAAGCTCGTGTTCATGGGGACGACGGCCGCACCCGCGCGCAGCGTCCCGAGGACGGCGGAGTAGGCGGCGACGTCGCGATCCATGAGGACGCCGACGCGCCGCGGTCGGCCTCCCGCGGCCGCGAGGAGCGCCCGGGCGTACGCGTCGGCCGCCCCGACAGCTCCCGGTACGTGACCTCGGCGTCCCGCGACGTCAGCGCGACCCCGTCCCGGTGCAGCTCCGCGCCCGCGAGGAAGTGCCCGTACAGCCCCGCGTCGGCCGGGGTCCCGGCCGGCTCGCCCGGGCGCGTCACGAGCGGAGCACCATGGCCGCGAACTCCCCACCGAGCCCGGCGGCCACCATGAGGTAGTGGTCCCCGGGGGCCAGCAGGTCCTTGTGGCCGGCGTCGGTGCGGTTGACGAGCTGGTCGGCGCCGAAGCAGTGGCCCACGACCGGCAGGAGGTCCAGGTGCACCCGGTCCCGCGGGACGCCGAGCTCCTTGCACGCGGCGCGCCACCAGATCCGGTTCACGTTGTGGGGGAGGATCATCCGGACGTCCGCGGGCTCCACCCCCGCACCGGCCAGCGCGTCCCGCATCACCTCGGTGAGGGTCGGGACGTAGGCGTCGGAGTAGGCCTTCGGCTCGTCGCCCGTCAGGTGCAGCGTGCTGAAGCGGCCCAGTCGCCGGGTGGCCAGGGAGAGCACCACGTCGCACTCCGCCGACGCGCTGACGAGGCACGCGGCGGCGGACTCGCCCATCACCGCCGTCCCCCGCAGGAGCCTCGGCACGAAGGCCGTGCACTTCTCGCCGGCCAGGACGAGTCCCAGCGCGTCCGGCTCGCCGTCCGCCGCGAGCAGGCGGCCCACGAGGTCGAGCGCGACGAGCGTCCCCGCGCAGAACCGCTGGGTCAGCGTGAGGACGAGGGCGTCGTGCAGGCCGAGCCGGGCCGCGGCCTCGTGAGCGGGGTTCCGCCGCCCGACGTCGGTGTGCTGCGAGGTGCGGGACACCACGACGTACCGGACGCGGCGCTCGGCGCCGGGCAGGCCGGCGAGGGACGAGCCCGCGGCCGTGAGGAGGTCCACGTAGTCCAGGTCGGGCGCCTCGCGGACGGCACCCATGCCGACGAACTTCGTGTAGATGCCCACGTCGACGGGCGACATGCCCAGGGGGCCCGCGAGCTCGTCGAGCCCGACGGACGTCGCCGGCAGGTAGCCGCTCACTTCGACGAGACCGGTCATCGCTCACCTCGGATCGGGACGCGCTCGGCGACCGGTCGACGGACGCCGTGCCTGTGCGGCGACCCGAACTGTGCCGCACCCCCTGCGACCAGCCAAGACGCGTCGTCGGCGGCATCAGCACCTCGTCAGCGGGCTGTCAGCACGGCCCTCTAGCGTCTGGCCGGACGAAGGGTGAGGGACGTGATGACGGCAGAACGCGTGGTGCACCTGGGCAACTTCGACGTCGAGGAGCAGTGGGCCGCGGGCGACCCCGGCCTGCCGGCGCCGACGGTGCGGTCGGCGTCGGCCGTGACCGCCGCGGCCGGTGAGCTCGCGCTGCTGGTCGCCGCGGACGGGCACACCGTCGTCGTCAAGCACCGCCCGGAGGAGGGGCTGCTCGCCCAGCACGAGCGTCTCGGGTTCGGTGCGCCCGAGGTGCTCGTCGCCGGCACGACGCAGCCGGACCGCCCCGTCACGCTCGACGTCCTGGGGTCGCCCGCGACGCTCGACCGCCTCCGCGAGCGTGCGGCCGAGGGCGCCCGGCTCGCTCCGCACGGCTTCTCCGCCGCGGAGGACGAGCTCTGCGCGGTGACCGGCCTGCGTCGACCGGTGGCCGCCGACGTGGCGGCCGTCAAGCGCATCAACGGCAAGGTCTTCAGCCGGCGGCTCACCGCCGAGCTCGGCCTGCCCCGGCCGCAGGGCTGGGAGTGCGAGACGGTCGACGAGCTCCAGGGGCTCGCGGCCCGGGTCCGCGCGGTCCTCGAGGCGGGGCGCGCCGTCGGTCTCAAGTCGTCCTGGGGCGTGTCCGGCAAGGGGATCATGGTCTGCGAGGACGTGGCGCGGTTCGACCAGCTCGTCCGGCTCCTCACCCGCCGTGCGGAGCGCAGCGGCGACCACCGGTTCGAGGCGGTCCTCGAGGTGTGGCAGGACAAGCGGACCGACCTCAACTACCACTTCACGATCGAGGACGACGGCCGGGTGCGGTTCGACTTCGTCCTCGAGGCGATCACCGAGGACAGCACGCACCGGGGGCACCGGCTGCCCGACCGCGGCGACCCCCGGCTGCGCGAGCAGCTCGTCGACTGCGCCGAGCGGATCGGCGCGCGGCTGGCCGACGAGGGCTACCGCGGCCCCGTCGGGGTCGACGCGATCGTCTGCCAGGACGGCACCCTCTTCCCGGTCCTGGAGATCAACGCGCGCAACAACATGTCGACGTACCTCACCGGGGTGCAGACGCGGCTGCGCGACGCGGGCTCCGTCGGCGCCGCCGTCCAGATCGACCTCTCGCTCGCCGCGCCCCTGCGCCACGAGGAGGTCGAGCGGGCGCTGCAGGGCCTGCTCCTGCGGCCGGACTGGCGCGACGGGTTCCTCGTCACGTGCAGCGCGTCGCTCAACGCGTCGGCCGCGTGGGGCAAGGTCCCGTTCCGCGGCCGGCTGCACGGCGTCGCCGTCGGTCCCGACGACCCCGCCGTGGCCGACCTGGCACGGACAGTCCAGGAGCGACTCGAGAAGGCGGTGGCCGATCGTGCATGAGCAGCTGACCATCCAGGGTGTCCCCGTCGCCGACATCGTCGCCGTCCACGGGTCACCGACCTACGTGTACGACGGCGAGGCGCTGACGCAGCAGTACCAGCGGCTGCGCGATGCCCTCCCGGCGGCGGTCGACGTCTTCTACTCGCTGAAGGCGAACCCGAACGTCGCGCTCACGGCCCTCCTGGTCCGTGCGGGTGCGGGGGCCGAGGTGTCGTCGCTCACGGAGCTGCGGACGGCGCTGCGGGCCGGCGTGGACCCCGCGGACGTCATCTTCCTGGGGCCTGGCAAGAGCGACGACGAGCTGCGCGAGTGCTGCGAGCTCGGGGTGCGGGCCGTCGTCGTCGAGTCCCTGCCCGAGCTCGCGCGGCTCGACGCGGTGGCGGGTGCGGCGGGACGACGGCAGCCGGTCCTGCTCCGCGTCAACCCGGACTTCCAGGTCAAGGGCAGCGGCCTGACGATGGGGGGCAAGGCCCGCCAGTTCGGCGTCGACGTGGACCAGGCGGTCGCCGCGGGACGCGCCGTCGGGGCGCACGAGTGGGCGCGCGTCGTCGGTGTCCACGTGTACATGGGCACGCGCATCCTCGCCGCCGAGGCCGTCGTCGAGAACACCGAGCGGATCCTCGCGCTGGCGGAGAGGGTCGCCGAGGCGTGCGGCATCGACCTCGAGGTCGTCGACGTCGGCGGAGGGCTGGGGGTGCCGTACTTCCCCAAGGAGGACCCCCTGGACCTCGACGTCGTCGGACGAGGCGTGCGGGACGCGGTCGAGCGCTTCCGTGCCCGGCACCCCCGGGTCCGGATGATCCTCGAGTCCGGTCGCTACCTGGTCGCCGAGTGCGGCACGTACGTGCTGGGCGTCCGGTACGTGAAGGAGTCGTTCGGGGAGCGCTTCGCCGTGGCGGACGGCGGCACGAACCACCACATGGCGGCGGTCGGGATCGGGTCGGTGCTGAAGCGGAACTTCCCGATGGGCCTCGTGGGCAGGGCGTCCACGGCGCCGACCGCGCCCTGGCACCTCACCGGCCCGCTGTGCACGCCGGCGGACGAGCTGGGCAAGAACGTCGACCTGCCGTCCGACCTGCGGCCCGGTGACCTGGTCGGGGTCTTCCGCTCGGGGGCCTACGGGCCGACCGCCTCACCCGTGCACTTCCTCAGCCACGGGTACCCCGCGGAGGTCCTCGTCCACGACGGCGAGGTCCACCTGGTCCGCCACCGCGACACCCCCGAGGACATGCTCCGCCAGCAGGTCCTGCCCACGATTCTCGACCCTGTGACGACCGACGAGGGAGCACTGCTGTGACCGACACCCAGACCCACACCCCGACCGGCACCCCGGCCGGCGCCCTCGACCGTGACGTCGTCGCCCAGGCGGTGACGCGTGCGCTCGAGGAGACCCTCGGACGGCCCCTGACGGACGTCGAGGACGCCACCAGCCTCTTCGACGAGCTCGGGCTCGACTCCACCGGCGTGCTGGCGGTGCTGATCTCGCTGGAGGACCAGCTCGGCATCGAGATCGACCCGGAGTCGGTCGACGAGGACCACCTCGCGACCTTCGGCGGGCTGGTCGACTGCGTGCGGCACAACGGGAAGCCGTGACCGGGCGGTGCGGGAGGGCGGGACTGTGACCGTCGACGTCGGCCCCCGGCTGGGGCGTCGGGCCACGGGTGCGTACACGGTGTCCGACTACGCGCTCGCGGCGAGCCTCCTCCGGGACCCTCGGCTGCGGCCGGGGACGACCGGGGTGGTGCACGTGCTGGACGCGCTCTGGCAGGAGCACCCGGCGATCCGGATGCTGCTGGACATGGTGCTGCTCGACGTGCCGCCCCGTCACCGGGCGGTGCGCGCCGTGCTGCACGAGCGGTTCGCACCCGCGGCGATCGGCGCGCTCGTCGTGCGCGCGGAGCAGATCTCGCACGAGCTCGTCGACGAGGTCGCCCGCCGTGGCGGGGTCGTCGACGTCGTGCCCGCGATCGCTCGCACCCTCCCGCTCACCGTGATCGGCGAGGTCCTGGGCCTGCCGACCGCGGACCGCGAGCTCGTCGCGGTGCACAGCAGGTCCGTCATGGACATCATGTGGCACACCCCGACGCACGTCGACGTCGACGTCGCCGACCGGGCGGCCGAGGAGCTGAGCGGCTACTTCCACGACCTCGTGGCCGCGGCGCGGCGGCGGGACGGCGGCGACGACCTGACCACGGCGCTCGCGGTCTGCGCCGGGCTGGAGGACGACGAGGTCGTCGCCAACCTCGTCTTCCTCGTCATCGCGGCGACGTTCACGACCGGGGACTTCCTGGGCTCGGCCGTGGTGCGTGCCCTGACCGACCCCGCGGTCGCCGAGGCGTTCCGGACCGGGGACGCCGGCGAGACGGTCGACGAGGTGCTCCGCCTGGACCCGCCCGTGGCCAGGGTCCTGCGCAACACCTCAGAGGACATGGAGATTGCGGGCACGCTCGTGCCGGAGGGCTCGCTCCTGGAGCTCGACCTCCGCCGTGCCAACCGCGACCCGTCCCGCTTCGAGGACCCCGACGCGTT includes these proteins:
- a CDS encoding 3-oxoacyl-[acyl-carrier-protein] synthase III C-terminal domain-containing protein; the encoded protein is MTGLVEVSGYLPATSVGLDELAGPLGMSPVDVGIYTKFVGMGAVREAPDLDYVDLLTAAGSSLAGLPGAERRVRYVVVSRTSQHTDVGRRNPAHEAAARLGLHDALVLTLTQRFCAGTLVALDLVGRLLAADGEPDALGLVLAGEKCTAFVPRLLRGTAVMGESAAACLVSASAECDVVLSLATRRLGRFSTLHLTGDEPKAYSDAYVPTLTEVMRDALAGAGVEPADVRMILPHNVNRIWWRAACKELGVPRDRVHLDLLPVVGHCFGADQLVNRTDAGHKDLLAPGDHYLMVAAGLGGEFAAMVLRS
- the cysC gene encoding adenylyl-sulfate kinase, whose translation is MGPTVGMTIWLTGVSAAGKTTLGRALRDTLVRSGVPRVELLDGDDVRPVLSAELGFGDGDRDTHVRRVGWLACLLARHGVVTVVAVIAPGEASRQAVVDMHRADGTPCYLVHVDAPQEVRVQRDPKGLYARAREGSLTNLTGLDGRYEVPRDPHLRVRTDRMTPSAAVAAVLGSIPELARLSRPHPAAAP
- a CDS encoding AMP-binding protein, which encodes MGSSRPWCSARDAPGRAGRDPGRRGAVRALPRGRGAAPGRGRADVAGRRGHVPGAVGAADAYARALLAAAGGRPRRVGVLMDRDVAAYSAVLGTLRAGAAVVPMNTSFPVERTRHQVRTAGLEAVVVDRRGAGLLPALADVLTGVAVVEAPLGAGPSLPPVRVRPDDVAYVMFTSGSTGRPKGVPISHRSASHYLGVVRARYGFLGPHDVFSQFHDLTFDSAVLDLFGAWQTGGRLVRVDTPALMNLPAFVARHGITVWYSPPSTIARARRLGGLPEGSLPSLRLSLFCGEPLLHSAAQEWQAAAPHSRVDNLYGPTEATVNCSAQTWRPGLLDRCVHGVVPIGTMHEGHTTTLLVQGRPDPRAREGELCLAGVQVFPGYLDPRDDADRFVVHEGERYYRTGDVVRRLDDGSFAYVGRVDNQVNVGGARIELAEVEEAVRTCPGVADAAAVAVDDHLVAFYSGAEQPPAVLRAEVGARLPQFMVPRDFVFLESLPLNANGKVDRRALGAAAAGRPGSRLPHRPDARRRVAAPRPDEAGAWTTT
- a CDS encoding extracellular solute-binding protein, encoding MRTTKKRSVALATTATTLVLALAACSGGGSGGDEATADESELGQVGAMEDYDVGTTFKATEPVTFGLMYRDHPNYPLKDDWDILTKLKENQNVEFDIQTAPLSDWQQAQSIAIGAGNAPDIISVTYPGQEVPFVAGGAILPVSDYIEHMPNFQDKVEKWDLGSELDRLRQEDGKFYLLPGLRESVRPSYTYAVRKDVWEQLGLSLEPETFEDFAADLEKVKAAYPDQFPLSDRWSANGPLEATLNVAAPNFGTAAGWGFGEGTYWDEDAEEFVYTGAMDEYRDLLEYYHGLVADGLMDPESLTQDDDQAKQKLASGQAFAQLTNDQEILTVRKAMTEVGNPGELVMIRVPAGPAGDLQAGTRLVSGLMLSSTAAEEDDFLAMLQFIDWLYYSDEGLEFAKWGVEGETYTKAEDGTRTLAADIDQNGLNPGAPKALNVDFGYHNGVWMLEHGSTDELDQSMLRPEVVEFVQSMSDKELAPVAPPAPLNELEREQVSLWQTALKDHVYQNTAAFILGQRPLSEWDAYVAELEGKNMQQYLDVVNGAQQRYAEKNS
- a CDS encoding beta-galactosidase, with protein sequence MTSHVPGLPLSDHLRYGGDYNPEQWPQHVWDADHAAFAEARITTLTVGVFAWAHTQPAEDRYDFSRLDAIVERVAAEGRQVVLATPSGAMPPWLARAYPDACRVDFEGRRHVYGQRHNHCPSSPDFRRLSVAMADRLAERYAGHPAVVAWHVGNEYGGGCWCELCTAAFRVWLRERYGSLDRLNEAWNTLFWSHVFTDWDEVPAPSMLSEHWRGPNHTAFQGITLDYRRFMSDALLGGFVAEKAAIRAHDATTPVTTNLMGFYQPVDYHRWAEHLDFASWDNYPPVDDPLRTAARMAATHAAMRGLKGGQPFWVMEQTPSITASRDVNPVKRPGVLALWTWQSVAHGADAALYFQMRQSRGACEKYHGAVIDHSGRTDTRVFREVAELGGALAVTGDALLGARTPARVALLLDWDSWWTVEMTDGYNRHVGYLPTFLQYHRALWHANTPVDVVPVTADLSGYDVVVAPLLHMLKGDVTERLTAFVEGGGSLVTTFYGGRVDEDTNAFLGAPPLDALLGVRVEETDSAAPGATNPVALRLGRSEVVHDAGLVFELLVPHAGTEVVGTYGADFYAGTPAVTRAGRGRGEAWHVGTGLEDDGVAAVLRAVLDRHGLVGPHAGDDGVEVADRVAPDGTCYRFLLHHGDALRTVTLEVGGTDLLTGREVAVGEELTLAPAQVMVLRQGEAC
- a CDS encoding glycosyl transferase, whose protein sequence is MTAVSGVGGRRGAPDDEIGAGPLSRAASVVWWVLVVSALVVLTGGLPLAVVALLAWDASNAPLVALAFVPLAPSLAAAVFAWRRFLADRDLGPGRHFWRGYRLNVLDVLRWWVPTLLVLAVIGFSLGNLGAAGVPGAYGVVLLVVAAAVLLWAANALVLSATLNLRTRDLARLAAYYLAARPLVTLGTLSLLVLAGGVVLLTSDWVLVALLGLLALALTRNADPVLRDATARFTRPES
- a CDS encoding xylan 1,4-beta-xylosidase — its product is MRITVPAQPTGPLPDAWRACVGTGRMNLALRSDYRDSLAQVQRDVGFRHVRGHGLLSDDMAALRTDDVDGRTHTRYTWTYVDQVHDFFLSVGIRPFLELGFMPSQLASGDDTVFWWKGNITPPRDHGEWVALVQALLRHQIDRYGLDEVRRWPVEVWNEPNLTVFWKDADQEAYFRLYEATARAVKDVDADLQVGGPALSPGSDEWFAPFADFVTRRDVPVDFVSRHAYTSGPAQHVPFGTYQTLMPPQSLLDQLDAPRRHLEGTRLAGLPVHITEFNTSYRPDNPIHDTAYNAAYLAPVLAAGGDLVDSFSYWTFCDVFEETNVPTSFFHGGFGMLTHRQVAKPTYHLYTFMARMGRDVLARGEDHLVCADPDGRVTVLAWQPVGGTDAPEAPAEHRVSLSLPVRVGASAAFVRRERVNEHDGNAFAAWRELGRPQSPTPRELDLLRACATPATSHAHAPVHDGRVDVDLVLSRHEVTFVEVLPVTPTHHEGLDDRRLLGGDDDRLVAAHERAGA